A window from Opisthocomus hoazin isolate bOpiHoa1 chromosome 29, bOpiHoa1.hap1, whole genome shotgun sequence encodes these proteins:
- the LOC142364830 gene encoding olfactory receptor 14A16-like — MSNETSVTEILLLAFADTRELQLLHFCLFLSIYLAALLGNGLIITAIACDHRLHTPMYFFLLNLSLFDLGSISTTVPKSMANSLWDTRAISYSGCSTQFFFFLFLISAEFFLLTIMGYDRYAAICKPLHYGTLLGSRACVHMAAAAWGSGFLYAVLHTANTFSTSFCRGNAVDQFFCEIPQILKLSCSDAYLRGIGLVMFNAFVFWLCFVLIVLSYVQIFMAVLRIPSEQGRHKAFSTCLPHLAVVSLFISTGTFAYLKPPSISSPSLEVVVAVLYSVVPPAVNPLIYSMRNQQLKESIRKVIPGMLLICHKFSSTLWE; from the coding sequence ATGTCCAATGAAACTTCTGTCACTGAGAtactcctcctggcattcgcagacacacgggagctgcagctcttgcacttctgcctcttcctgagCATCTACCTCGCTGCCCTCttgggcaatggcctcatcatcaccgccatagcctgcgaccaccgcctccacacccccatgtacttcttcctcctcaacctctccctctttgacctgggctccatctccaccactgtccccaaatccatggccaattccctctgggacaccagAGCCATTTCTTACTCAGGATGTTCTAcccagttttttttctttttatttttgatatcagcagaattttttcttctcaccatcatgggctatgaccgctatgctgccatctgcaaaccgctgcactacgggaccctcctgggcagcagagcttgtgtccacatggcagcagctgcctggggcagtggtttcctctatgctgtgctgcacactgccaatacattttctaCATCTTTCTGCcgaggcaatgctgtggaccagttcttctgtgaaatccctcagatcctcaagctctcctgctcagatgcctacctaAGGGGAATTGGTCTTGTCATGTttaatgcttttgtgttttggttgtgttttgttttaattgtgctgtcctatgtgcagatcttcatggccgtgctgaggatcccctctgagcagggacggcacaaagccttttcgacgtgcctccctcacctggccgtggtctcgctgtttatcagcactggcacatttgcctacctgaagcccccctccatctcctccccatccctggaagtggtggtggctgttctgtactcagtggttcctccagcagtgaaccccctcatctacagcatgaggaatcaGCAGCTGAAGGAGTCCATTAGAAAAGTTATTCCAGGGATGCTTCTCATTTGCCACAAATTTTCCAGCACTCTTTGGGAATGA